A genomic region of Gemmatimonadaceae bacterium contains the following coding sequences:
- a CDS encoding metal-sulfur cluster assembly factor, producing the protein MPTANHDSLVNTIWTALATVIDPELGLDIVTLGLVYGVEVDGPIARITHTLTTPGCPMERVITDGIHSAVAAVAGIERVETHVIWDPAWHPGMIAPGAFP; encoded by the coding sequence ATGCCGACAGCAAATCATGATTCTCTCGTCAATACGATCTGGACCGCCCTCGCTACGGTGATCGATCCCGAGCTCGGACTCGACATTGTTACGCTCGGTCTCGTGTACGGAGTGGAAGTCGACGGGCCGATCGCGCGCATCACGCACACGCTCACCACGCCCGGGTGCCCGATGGAGCGCGTGATTACCGACGGCATCCATAGTGCGGTTGCTGCGGTGGCAGGAATCGAGCGGGTCGAGACGCACGTCATCTGGGATCCGGCGTGGCATCCGGGCATGATTGCGCCGGGCGCGTTTCCATGA
- a CDS encoding DUF2249 domain-containing protein, translating to MPTKTTELDARVIPPREKHPTIFRTFDGLARGESMVIINDHDPRPLRYQLDAEHPGEFVWTYESEGPEVWRVRIDRR from the coding sequence ATGCCGACCAAGACGACCGAACTCGACGCCCGCGTGATTCCACCGCGGGAGAAGCACCCGACGATCTTTCGTACCTTTGACGGCCTGGCACGCGGTGAGTCCATGGTCATCATCAATGACCACGATCCCCGGCCTCTTCGCTACCAGCTCGACGCGGAGCATCCAGGCGAGTTTGTCTGGACCTATGAGTCCGAAGGCCCGGAGGTGTGGCGCGTGAGAATCGACCGGCGTTAG
- a CDS encoding PadR family transcriptional regulator, whose protein sequence is MTKPIPLLQGTLDLIVLEMLRAEPTNGYDLAQRIQAVSRDVLHVNAGSLYPALYRLEERGLVRAAWKDTDTGRRARVYSLTNAGRKQLAAQRDEWERFAGALATILKRA, encoded by the coding sequence GTGACCAAACCCATCCCGCTCCTCCAGGGCACCCTGGACCTGATCGTTCTCGAGATGCTCCGCGCCGAGCCGACCAACGGCTACGATCTCGCGCAGCGCATACAGGCGGTGTCCCGCGACGTGCTGCACGTCAACGCCGGCTCGCTCTATCCCGCGCTCTACCGGCTCGAAGAGCGCGGACTCGTCCGCGCCGCGTGGAAGGACACCGATACCGGCCGCCGCGCCCGCGTCTACTCGCTCACCAACGCCGGCCGCAAACAGCTCGCCGCGCAGCGCGACGAGTGGGAACGGTTCGCCGGCGCCCTCGCCACCATTCTCAAGCGAGCCTAA
- a CDS encoding Mrp/NBP35 family ATP-binding protein, whose amino-acid sequence MSLPCPLPPAAPDALTVERVRATLRTIAYPGLTRDLVSFGMVQHVAVCDGRVRVQLGLRTSDETIPARLRASIEAALMPLGATSVAVEIVAPAATPARPRNTTPDPWADQVRLASVRHIIAVGAGKGGVGKSTVAVNLALALAREGLRAGLLDADIYGPSLPILLGLDDGASKVRMSAEKHIEPLEAYGLPMISFGFFLGEGSPAIWRGPMVSKAVKQFARGVAWPELDVLVVDLPPGTGDVPLSLVQAVALSGAVIVTQPPRVAVAEARKAAEMFRTLDVPVLGVVENMSGVFGRGAGRSVASEIGVPFLGEIPFDETVVEEGDRGTPTMVERAHSATGLAFDHIAATVAEALGWRRA is encoded by the coding sequence ATGAGCCTTCCTTGCCCGCTCCCGCCGGCCGCGCCCGACGCGCTCACGGTCGAGCGCGTTCGCGCAACACTACGGACGATCGCCTACCCCGGCCTAACGCGCGACCTGGTGTCGTTCGGGATGGTGCAGCACGTCGCGGTGTGTGATGGCCGCGTGAGGGTTCAGTTAGGCCTGCGCACATCTGACGAGACCATTCCCGCTCGCCTCCGCGCGTCCATCGAGGCAGCGCTCATGCCGCTCGGGGCGACGAGCGTCGCAGTCGAGATTGTGGCGCCGGCAGCGACGCCCGCGCGGCCTCGGAATACCACACCGGATCCGTGGGCGGACCAGGTTCGTCTCGCGAGCGTGCGCCACATCATCGCCGTTGGCGCCGGCAAGGGCGGCGTCGGCAAGAGCACCGTCGCCGTGAATCTCGCCCTGGCACTGGCGCGCGAGGGGCTGCGCGCGGGGCTGCTCGACGCGGACATCTATGGGCCCAGCCTTCCGATTCTTCTCGGCCTCGACGATGGCGCATCGAAAGTACGGATGTCCGCCGAGAAGCACATCGAACCGCTCGAGGCGTACGGCCTGCCAATGATCAGCTTCGGCTTTTTTCTCGGCGAAGGATCACCGGCGATCTGGCGAGGCCCGATGGTCTCGAAGGCGGTGAAGCAGTTTGCTCGCGGCGTCGCGTGGCCCGAGCTCGACGTGCTCGTCGTTGATCTTCCGCCGGGCACGGGCGACGTGCCGCTGAGTCTCGTGCAGGCCGTCGCACTATCCGGTGCAGTGATCGTCACGCAGCCGCCGCGCGTCGCGGTCGCGGAGGCGCGCAAGGCCGCGGAAATGTTCCGCACGCTGGACGTGCCGGTGCTGGGTGTCGTCGAGAACATGAGTGGCGTGTTCGGACGCGGCGCGGGACGCAGCGTGGCCTCCGAAATCGGCGTGCCGTTCCTCGGCGAGATTCCGTTCGACGAGACCGTCGTCGAGGAAGGAGACCGCGGGACACCGACGATGGTCGAGCGCGCGCACAGCGCGACCGGCCTGGCGTTCGATCACATCGCGGCAACCGTGGCCGAGGCGCTGGGATGGCGGCGAGCCTAA
- a CDS encoding thioredoxin family protein — protein sequence MRTRWILQSLLAAMTAGVALAAHGPGRGAAAGTRIQPLLGDEGPMPELKGDKGWLNSAPLSTTSLRGKVVVVDIWTYSCINSLRQLPYLERWAAQYKNQGLVVIGVHAPEFGFEKIPANVDSAVRELGVTYPVVIDSDHKIWDAFHNQYWPADYFIDAKGRIRHHHVGEGDYDESERVIQELLKEAGHTGATAGDSARLTETAIEAPANTEFRWSPETYVGYRRAENFASPEHVVHDHAAVYSLPATLDLDDWALDGSWSIGAEYAVLAAAPGAIRFQFRGRDVHLVLGPSPNGVPVRFRVTVDGAAPGENHGADDAADGSGVVRRPRLYQLIRLREPAEGHTFEIEFLDPGVQAYVFTFG from the coding sequence ATGCGGACACGATGGATTCTTCAGTCGCTCTTGGCGGCCATGACCGCGGGCGTGGCTCTCGCGGCGCATGGCCCGGGTCGCGGCGCAGCCGCCGGCACCCGGATCCAGCCGCTTCTTGGCGATGAAGGTCCGATGCCCGAATTGAAGGGCGACAAGGGCTGGCTCAATTCCGCACCGCTCTCCACCACGTCGCTGCGCGGGAAGGTGGTGGTCGTCGACATCTGGACATATTCGTGCATCAACTCGCTGCGGCAGCTGCCCTATCTCGAGCGTTGGGCGGCGCAGTACAAGAATCAGGGCCTCGTGGTGATCGGCGTGCACGCGCCCGAGTTCGGCTTCGAGAAGATCCCCGCGAACGTCGACAGCGCGGTGCGCGAGCTCGGCGTGACGTATCCGGTGGTGATCGACAGCGACCACAAAATCTGGGACGCGTTTCACAACCAATACTGGCCGGCCGATTATTTCATCGATGCGAAGGGACGCATCCGCCACCACCATGTCGGCGAAGGCGATTACGACGAGTCGGAACGCGTGATCCAGGAGCTCCTGAAGGAGGCCGGACACACCGGCGCCACCGCCGGCGACTCCGCGCGCCTAACGGAGACCGCGATCGAGGCGCCGGCGAACACCGAGTTCCGATGGTCGCCGGAGACGTACGTCGGCTACCGCCGCGCCGAGAACTTCGCGTCGCCCGAGCACGTGGTGCACGATCATGCGGCCGTGTACAGCCTGCCTGCCACGCTCGACCTGGACGATTGGGCACTCGACGGCTCGTGGAGCATCGGCGCCGAGTACGCCGTCTTGGCGGCGGCGCCGGGAGCGATCCGGTTCCAGTTTCGGGGGCGCGACGTGCACCTGGTGCTCGGCCCGTCGCCTAACGGGGTGCCTGTACGGTTCCGCGTCACGGTGGACGGCGCGGCGCCGGGCGAGAATCACGGCGCCGATGATGCCGCCGACGGGTCGGGCGTCGTGCGCCGGCCGCGCCTCTACCAGCTCATCCGGCTCCGCGAGCCTGCGGAGGGCCACACGTTCGAAATCGAGTTCCTCGACCCGGGCGTGCAGGCGTATGTGTTCACATTCGGTTAG
- a CDS encoding molybdopterin-dependent oxidoreductase — MSQLREQLTKGDDVIDPKTWAGSVPAAFGIAPRLRIGAKRWLNLVWLLPIAWALLLLGVAAAQYLRGIPSVEAFVQAHPGTGFATTFATPMPVWLRAQHFLNLLFLTFIVRAGAQILADHPFLYWTRHSTPGKEWLRMQKAVPRIPLWTAKDDSLTLPKHIGLPGIRHSIGLARWWHLGVDTLWLANGLVFFVLLFVSGEWRRVVPTSWQVFPDAASVLLQYLSLRWPADESWVAYNGLQMLAYFVTVFIAAPLALVTGLGMSPALSTRFHVISKRLSIQAARSLHFLVLCWFLFFTFVHITLVFATSALRNLNHIYAGTNAQDWVGFGIFAASMAVVAITWFAATPLTLRHPRLIQRAGFALVGPAQRLFEHLDAEPGTYTEKDVSPYFWHNGKYPETAEYRALFDAQFADWRLHIHGLVNNPVTLSLADLRALPRHEQITQHFCIQGWSGIAKWGGVSMQTILDLVKPTPAAKWVVFYSLGDGADGGRYYDAHPIEQMRYHLTMLAYDMNGAPLSYGHGAPLRLRNEVQLGFKQVKWIAGIEFVADIAEVGGGYGGYNEDHEFFGYRQSI, encoded by the coding sequence GTGAGCCAACTCCGAGAGCAGCTCACCAAGGGAGACGACGTCATCGACCCCAAGACGTGGGCCGGTTCCGTTCCCGCTGCGTTCGGCATAGCACCCCGCCTGCGAATCGGCGCGAAGCGATGGTTGAACCTCGTCTGGCTCCTTCCGATCGCTTGGGCGTTGCTCCTGTTAGGCGTCGCCGCAGCCCAATATCTGCGCGGCATTCCGTCGGTCGAGGCGTTCGTGCAGGCACATCCGGGGACCGGCTTCGCTACCACGTTTGCGACGCCGATGCCGGTCTGGCTGCGTGCCCAGCATTTTCTCAATCTGCTGTTTCTGACGTTCATCGTTCGCGCGGGCGCGCAGATCCTGGCTGATCATCCCTTTCTGTACTGGACACGCCACTCCACGCCGGGGAAGGAATGGCTTCGGATGCAGAAGGCGGTGCCACGCATCCCGCTCTGGACCGCCAAAGACGATTCCCTCACGCTGCCCAAGCATATCGGGCTCCCCGGAATTCGCCACTCGATCGGACTCGCTCGTTGGTGGCACCTCGGCGTCGATACCCTCTGGCTCGCGAATGGGCTGGTCTTTTTCGTGCTCCTTTTTGTGAGCGGAGAATGGCGTCGCGTTGTGCCGACCAGCTGGCAGGTGTTCCCCGACGCTGCGTCGGTGCTCCTGCAATACCTGTCGCTGCGCTGGCCCGCGGACGAGAGCTGGGTCGCGTACAACGGCCTGCAGATGCTGGCCTATTTCGTCACGGTCTTCATCGCGGCTCCGCTCGCGCTCGTCACAGGCTTGGGCATGTCTCCCGCGCTCTCGACACGATTCCACGTCATCAGCAAGCGACTCAGCATCCAGGCGGCGCGCTCGCTGCACTTTCTCGTGCTCTGCTGGTTCCTCTTCTTCACCTTTGTCCACATCACACTGGTCTTCGCGACGAGCGCACTCCGGAACTTGAACCACATCTACGCCGGGACTAACGCGCAGGACTGGGTCGGCTTCGGCATCTTCGCGGCGTCGATGGCGGTGGTCGCGATCACCTGGTTCGCGGCAACGCCGCTAACGTTGCGTCATCCGAGGCTGATCCAACGCGCTGGATTCGCGCTCGTCGGTCCGGCACAGCGATTGTTCGAGCATCTCGACGCCGAACCAGGGACGTACACCGAGAAGGACGTGTCGCCGTACTTCTGGCACAACGGCAAGTACCCCGAGACGGCTGAGTATCGCGCGCTCTTCGACGCACAGTTCGCGGACTGGCGACTTCACATCCACGGCTTGGTCAACAATCCGGTGACGCTGAGTCTCGCCGATCTGCGCGCGCTCCCGCGTCACGAGCAAATCACGCAGCATTTCTGCATACAAGGGTGGTCCGGTATCGCGAAATGGGGCGGCGTGTCCATGCAGACCATTCTCGATCTCGTCAAGCCGACGCCCGCGGCGAAATGGGTCGTCTTCTATTCGCTCGGTGACGGGGCGGATGGCGGCCGCTACTACGACGCGCACCCCATCGAGCAGATGCGCTATCACCTGACGATGCTGGCGTATGACATGAACGGCGCGCCGCTCTCGTACGGCCACGGGGCGCCGCTCCGGCTCCGCAACGAAGTCCAACTTGGATTCAAGCAGGTGAAGTGGATCGCGGGCATCGAGTTCGTCGCCGACATCGCGGAGGTCGGCGGCGGCTACGGCGGCTATAACGAAGATCACGAGTTCTTCGGATATCGGCAGTCGATCTGA
- a CDS encoding DUF2249 domain-containing protein gives MTSTTVPISPQDKVHDVLARDESLVEVFVRAAPHFAKLRNRAMRRVMARLITVEQAARTAKIPTDRLVRELNAALGLADEESSAGATPTPPDAVSLGERHPPNAAVVELDVREDLRSGREPFSRIMSAVAALRGDEVLRLRAIFEPAPLYSILTRRGFAHEAEAHAADDWSVWFWRSAAGSAETPSTIPTSTGADDVPADDEERTYLDVRGFSPPEPLMRTLAAIETLARGRTLVQINNRVPQFLFPMLSERGFTWEIDESHPDRVLVHISHAK, from the coding sequence ATGACTTCGACGACCGTTCCAATTTCTCCGCAGGACAAAGTGCACGACGTGCTCGCGCGCGACGAATCGCTGGTCGAGGTATTCGTGCGCGCCGCGCCGCATTTCGCCAAGCTCCGTAATCGCGCGATGCGCCGCGTGATGGCGCGGCTCATCACCGTGGAGCAGGCCGCCCGGACCGCGAAGATTCCGACCGATCGTCTGGTGCGCGAGCTCAATGCCGCTCTGGGCCTGGCCGACGAGGAGTCGAGCGCCGGGGCGACGCCAACCCCGCCTGACGCGGTATCGTTAGGCGAGCGACATCCGCCCAACGCGGCGGTCGTGGAGCTCGACGTCCGCGAGGATCTGCGTTCCGGACGAGAACCGTTCTCCCGCATCATGAGCGCGGTGGCCGCGCTGCGCGGGGATGAAGTCCTCCGCCTCCGCGCGATCTTCGAGCCGGCCCCGCTCTACAGCATACTGACCAGGCGCGGGTTCGCGCACGAAGCCGAGGCACACGCCGCCGACGACTGGTCCGTGTGGTTCTGGCGGTCGGCGGCAGGCAGCGCTGAGACGCCGTCCACGATACCAACGAGCACCGGCGCGGACGACGTTCCTGCGGACGACGAGGAACGTACCTATCTGGACGTTCGCGGATTCAGTCCGCCCGAGCCATTGATGCGTACGCTCGCCGCCATCGAGACGCTCGCACGCGGACGCACCCTGGTCCAGATCAACAATCGTGTCCCGCAGTTTCTGTTCCCCATGCTCTCCGAGCGTGGGTTCACGTGGGAGATCGACGAGTCGCACCCCGATCGCGTGCTCGTTCACATCTCGCACGCCAAGTAG
- a CDS encoding ABC transporter permease, whose protein sequence is MSFIARMMRRVRAALFFRRREREMQEEMRGHLEQAAERFAARGLSGADARIAARREFGNATVIESHAREARGALWAESLATDTRLALRGLRRTPLVAVVAVLSIGIGVGATTAIVTIANALLLESPAGVGHADRVVSIGSTRQGHGFDTFSYTTYTDYARAPSLAAMAAMDLEPRAFSVVDHDNGQAAQGGVVSGNFFRVLEARPALGRFFGAGDDTDANPASVVVLSDRYWRKRFGGDSSVVGRTVDLNGSPFTIVGVAAPGFEGPFVIAPDLWLPLHAWAQLSHSRSVFTERESVWLIGIGRLKPGRTPSQAQIEIGAIAARLRTAYPKESDLDGVRVAPVSLIPGDGHAVVGAFMLVLFVIAGLVLVVAAANVAGMLLARAVGRRREIALRLALGASRLRLVRQLATESVVLGLAAGAAGLVLAHWLVTALMSLQPKLPVPLRVHPAIDARVLAFATCLTLLVAVLVGTLPALESVRPDLVPALKIDTGATARRHRVRSVLLVSQLGVSMLLLVVAGLFGRSLVRARAVDTGFTAHSIDIVSLDLELAGYDSVRGVTQAHALLEESRTLPGVTQAALSAMLPLSGSAMGFGPIAIDGHPAPRGEDGWTADWNVVTPGYFETLGVPLVAGRAFTDADRAGATNVAILNETFAKRVFGTTNVVGQTLRNANRVITVVGVARDAKYRSLDEAPLNYIYVPLAQFYQPATNLMVRTNRERFVAPLLRRLVARFDPHLPILNQQTIEDATAFSLFPQRLAALVSGALGTVALALAMLGIYGVIAYTVAQRTREIGVRVALGATHRTILAMVLRQGLVLAGIGIAIGLATALLVTRLLADFLFGVQPTDVPTFAGAAALLVIVALAASWVPARRAAASDPMISLRAE, encoded by the coding sequence ATGTCCTTCATCGCGCGGATGATGCGCCGCGTGCGCGCCGCCCTCTTCTTCCGGCGGCGCGAGCGCGAGATGCAGGAGGAAATGCGCGGCCATCTCGAGCAGGCCGCTGAGCGGTTCGCGGCGCGCGGGCTCTCGGGCGCCGATGCGCGCATCGCCGCGCGACGGGAGTTCGGCAACGCGACGGTGATCGAGTCCCACGCCCGCGAGGCGCGTGGCGCACTGTGGGCGGAATCGCTCGCCACCGATACGCGGCTCGCGCTCCGCGGCCTGCGGCGCACGCCGCTCGTCGCCGTGGTCGCCGTGCTGTCGATCGGCATCGGCGTCGGCGCGACGACGGCGATCGTCACGATCGCCAACGCGCTCCTGCTCGAATCGCCGGCCGGCGTTGGGCATGCGGATCGCGTGGTGAGCATCGGCAGCACGCGTCAGGGCCACGGCTTCGACACGTTCTCGTACACCACCTATACCGATTATGCGCGCGCGCCGAGCCTCGCCGCGATGGCGGCGATGGACCTGGAGCCGCGCGCCTTCAGCGTGGTGGACCACGACAACGGTCAGGCGGCGCAGGGCGGCGTGGTGTCGGGCAACTTCTTTCGCGTGCTCGAGGCCCGGCCGGCGTTAGGCAGGTTCTTCGGCGCGGGCGATGACACCGATGCCAATCCTGCGTCGGTCGTCGTGCTCAGCGACCGCTACTGGCGCAAGCGATTCGGCGGCGATTCGAGCGTCGTCGGCCGCACCGTCGACCTCAACGGGTCGCCGTTCACCATCGTCGGCGTGGCGGCGCCGGGATTCGAGGGTCCGTTCGTCATCGCTCCCGATCTGTGGCTGCCGCTGCATGCATGGGCACAGCTGTCGCACTCGCGCTCGGTCTTCACGGAACGGGAATCGGTCTGGCTCATCGGCATCGGACGCCTGAAACCGGGCCGGACGCCGAGTCAGGCGCAGATCGAGATTGGGGCGATCGCCGCGCGGCTGCGCACCGCGTATCCGAAGGAGTCGGACCTGGATGGCGTGCGCGTGGCGCCGGTGTCGCTCATTCCCGGCGACGGGCACGCCGTGGTCGGCGCGTTCATGCTCGTCTTGTTCGTGATCGCCGGGTTGGTGCTCGTGGTCGCCGCGGCGAACGTCGCCGGGATGCTGCTCGCGCGCGCCGTGGGCCGGCGGCGCGAGATTGCGCTGCGCCTTGCGTTAGGCGCGTCGCGCCTCCGGCTGGTGCGCCAGCTCGCCACCGAAAGCGTGGTCCTCGGCCTGGCCGCCGGGGCGGCCGGCCTCGTGCTCGCCCACTGGCTCGTGACGGCGCTGATGTCGCTCCAGCCCAAGCTCCCGGTACCGCTGCGCGTGCATCCGGCGATCGACGCCCGCGTGCTCGCGTTTGCCACGTGCCTAACGCTTCTCGTGGCCGTGCTCGTCGGGACGCTGCCCGCGCTGGAAAGCGTCCGGCCCGATCTCGTCCCCGCGCTCAAGATCGATACCGGCGCCACCGCGCGCCGCCACCGCGTGCGCAGCGTGCTGCTGGTGTCGCAGCTCGGGGTGTCGATGCTGCTGCTCGTGGTGGCGGGATTGTTCGGCCGGTCGCTCGTGCGCGCGCGCGCCGTCGACACCGGTTTCACGGCGCACAGCATCGACATCGTTTCACTCGATCTGGAGCTCGCCGGATACGACTCCGTGCGCGGCGTCACGCAGGCGCACGCGCTGCTCGAGGAGAGCCGCACGCTGCCCGGCGTCACCCAGGCGGCGCTCTCGGCGATGCTGCCGCTCTCCGGCTCTGCGATGGGCTTCGGGCCCATCGCCATCGATGGGCACCCCGCTCCGCGCGGCGAAGACGGATGGACGGCGGACTGGAACGTGGTCACCCCGGGCTACTTCGAGACGTTAGGCGTGCCGCTGGTCGCCGGCCGCGCGTTCACCGACGCCGACCGCGCCGGCGCAACGAACGTCGCCATCCTGAACGAGACCTTTGCCAAGCGGGTGTTCGGCACCACGAACGTCGTTGGGCAGACACTGCGGAACGCGAACCGCGTGATCACCGTGGTGGGGGTCGCGCGCGACGCGAAATATCGGTCGCTGGATGAGGCACCGCTGAATTACATCTACGTGCCGCTGGCGCAGTTTTATCAGCCGGCCACGAATCTGATGGTGCGAACCAATCGGGAGCGTTTCGTCGCGCCGTTGCTCCGGCGCCTCGTCGCGCGGTTCGATCCCCATCTGCCGATCCTCAATCAGCAAACGATCGAGGACGCGACCGCATTCTCGCTCTTCCCGCAGCGGCTGGCCGCCCTGGTGAGCGGCGCGCTCGGCACGGTCGCGCTCGCGCTCGCGATGCTCGGGATTTACGGGGTGATCGCGTACACGGTGGCGCAGCGGACGCGGGAGATCGGCGTGCGCGTTGCGTTAGGCGCAACGCACCGCACCATCCTTGCGATGGTGCTGCGGCAGGGGCTGGTGCTCGCGGGCATCGGCATCGCCATCGGTCTTGCCACGGCACTGCTCGTGACGCGGCTCCTGGCCGACTTTCTGTTCGGCGTGCAGCCGACGGATGTGCCGACCTTCGCCGGCGCCGCGGCGCTCCTGGTGATCGTTGCGCTCGCCGCGAGCTGGGTGCCCGCCCGCCGCGCGGCGGCGAGCGATCCCATGATCTCGTTGCGAGCGGAGTAA